Proteins from one Mycobacterium sp. SMC-2 genomic window:
- a CDS encoding FAD-dependent monooxygenase, whose translation MIVTIILSVTSTRIPVLIVGAGAAGLATSALLAKHGVHSLLVEKRREVFIYPKARNLSFRSLEILRGLGLGDEVHAVADHVSGIMVKPALNSAEKRLAIDVNAIFTGLDHLSPEPAAQYCPQSRLEPILLADTRRRGGEVRYGTELSSLEQDGAGVTAVVRDRDTGESDTVRADYLVGADGVHSPIRNWLGINTSGYGALPIFVVFIYFRAPWTKFVSHLSDGDAVQTKNADVDGIFLVVDGELGMFITTYFPGKGETADQFTPRRCRELLVKAIGEPIDIDVIEVAAWQPHEQVADRFRCGRVFLVGDSAHTMPPFKAGGANTAIQSAHNLAWKLAAVLDGTAAPALLDTYHAERHPVGRFAARQSLTGPSLAVLPLSEGRPQLPAEEECSMFELLIGYRYGSAAIVNGSTEPDAVQLVSELRGQPGTRVPHVWVRDGMSTLDLLGSGFTVLTGDERWCAAAASASVPAHRVCGDEWAAVTGLAPEGALLVRPDDFVGWRADALPDDPNAALRQALTTILGRPAPRA comes from the coding sequence ATGATAGTGACTATCATTTTGTCGGTGACGTCCACGCGAATTCCCGTCCTCATCGTCGGCGCCGGCGCCGCCGGCCTCGCCACTTCGGCGCTGCTGGCCAAGCACGGTGTTCACTCGCTGCTGGTCGAGAAGCGGCGCGAGGTGTTCATCTATCCGAAGGCCCGCAATCTGAGCTTCCGCAGCCTGGAAATCCTGCGCGGCCTGGGACTTGGCGACGAGGTGCACGCGGTCGCCGACCATGTTTCGGGCATCATGGTCAAACCGGCGCTCAACAGCGCCGAGAAGCGCCTGGCCATCGACGTCAACGCCATCTTCACGGGCCTTGACCACCTGAGCCCCGAGCCGGCGGCGCAATACTGCCCGCAGAGCAGGCTCGAGCCCATCCTGCTTGCCGACACGCGCCGCCGGGGCGGCGAGGTGCGGTACGGGACGGAGCTTTCGTCGCTCGAGCAGGACGGGGCGGGCGTCACCGCGGTGGTGCGCGATCGGGACACCGGGGAGTCCGACACCGTCCGCGCCGACTACCTCGTCGGCGCCGACGGTGTGCACAGCCCGATCCGAAATTGGTTGGGCATCAACACGTCCGGTTATGGCGCGCTACCGATCTTCGTCGTCTTCATCTATTTCCGGGCGCCCTGGACGAAGTTCGTCTCGCACCTGTCCGACGGCGACGCCGTGCAGACCAAGAACGCCGACGTGGACGGCATCTTCCTGGTGGTCGACGGCGAGCTGGGGATGTTCATCACCACGTATTTCCCCGGCAAAGGCGAGACGGCCGACCAGTTCACACCGCGACGCTGCCGCGAGCTGCTGGTCAAGGCGATCGGTGAGCCCATCGATATCGACGTCATCGAGGTGGCGGCGTGGCAGCCGCACGAGCAGGTGGCCGACCGATTCCGCTGCGGCCGAGTATTTCTCGTCGGCGACTCGGCGCACACGATGCCGCCGTTCAAGGCCGGTGGGGCCAACACCGCCATCCAGAGTGCGCACAATCTGGCCTGGAAGCTGGCCGCCGTATTGGACGGGACGGCCGCACCGGCGCTGCTGGACACCTATCACGCCGAACGTCACCCGGTGGGGCGGTTCGCCGCGCGCCAGTCGCTGACCGGCCCGAGCCTTGCCGTGCTTCCCCTGAGCGAGGGCCGCCCGCAATTGCCGGCCGAGGAAGAGTGCTCGATGTTCGAACTGCTCATCGGATATCGGTACGGCTCGGCGGCGATTGTGAACGGTTCGACCGAGCCGGACGCGGTGCAACTGGTCTCGGAGTTGCGCGGTCAACCCGGCACCCGGGTCCCGCACGTGTGGGTGCGCGACGGTATGTCGACGCTCGACCTGCTGGGCTCGGGATTCACGGTGCTCACCGGCGACGAGCGCTGGTGTGCCGCCGCGGCTTCGGCGTCGGTGCCCGCGCACCGCGTCTGCGGCGACGAGTGGGCGGCAGTCACCGGACTCGCTCCTGAAGGGGCGCTGCTGGTTCGCCCGGATGATTTCGTCGGGTGGCGCGCCGACGCGCTTCCTGACGACCCGAATGCCGCACTGCGCCAGGCGCTGACGACGATTCTCGGTCGCCCGGCTCCGCGAGCGTAA